The region GCGTCCACATCAGCTCGTTCATCGCGGGCACCCACAACACCGGGCCGCGCACACTCAGCAGCGTCGCCAGCGCCAGATCCCCCGCGTGCCCGTGCGCCGCGCCTGCCAGCAACTCCGCCGACGCGCCCACCACCACCGCCGCGTCCACCCGCGCAAAGGACAGGTGCAGCGCGTCCGGCCGCGCCTCGAACCAGTGCGCGTCCGTGCCCACCGGACTATCCGCGGCCGTGCTCAGGCTCAGTTCCGTGATGAACGCCAGCGCCGCGCGGGTCGCGATCACCCGCACCTGTGCCCCACGTTCCCGCAACCGGCGCAGCACCGACGGGGCCTTCACCGCCGCCATGCTCCCCCCCACGATCACCAGCACGCACGGACGCTCATCAGCCGTTCTCACGCGTACAGGATAGGCGTAAACAACCGCCCTCCGTTCCCGGATGGGCGGTATCGCGTCTTCCGGGTTCAGCCTTCGCGCTGGCCGGTCACCCAGTAGCGGACGCGTTCTGAGATGTTCTCCATGTGATCCCCGACGCGTTCCAGGCTGCGACCCACCCGCATGAGCATCAGCGCCTTGCTGATGTTGCGGGGGTCCTCGAGCATGTACGTGACGAGTTCACGCTGGATCTGCTCGTACAGGTCGTCCACCTCGTCGTCCATCTGCACGGTCGCCTCGGCGCGCGCCACGTCGCGGTCGGCGATGGCAGTGCGGAGGTTCTGGCTCATCTCGCCCAGCCGGTCGAGCATCCGCGCGAGGTTCACGTAGCGTTTCAGCGCCGGGGCCTGCGCGAGTTCCGCGCCGTCCTCCGCGACGTGCACGACGTAGTCGCCCATGCGCTCGATGTCGCTGAGGCTCTTGAGGATCAGGGCGACCATCCGCAGGTCCCGCGCGACCGGCTGGTGCAGCGCGATGATCCGCAGGCATTCGGCCTCGATCTGCGCCTCCTGGGCGTCCACCTCGCGGTCGAGGGCCTTGACCTCCGCGAGACGTTCGACGTTCTCGCGCAGCAGGACGTCCCCGGCGACGGGGAGCATGCGCTCGACGGTGCCGAGCATGTTCAGTGCGCCGTTCAGGACGGCACGCAGATCGTTTTCGAGGGCTTCACGCATGGGGACTCCTGTGTTGAACGTAGCACCCCGCACGGCGGGGGAGTGTCAGGGAACGGTCAGCTGACGGGGGCAGGCGCTTTACGCTGCGGTGACGGGCGGACGGCACGCCCATCACCTCCACTTCACGCGCCTGTTCCGGTCGGTTTCTCGCTCCGCTCGGATCCGGGGCGCTTTCAGGAACGGCACCTTCACGCACCCGGACCACCGTCAGCCTATGCCGCCCACGCCGGGGAGGGTGAAGCAGAAGGCGTTCGCGTCGCCGCGCCGCTCGGCCCACGCCTGCCCGCCCCAGCCGTGCACGATGCTCCGGACGATGTACAGGCCCATGCCGCTGCCCTGCCCGGTCGCGGCGCGGCCCCGCGTGTGCGCCTTGAAGAGGCTCTCCGTGTCGGGAATGGGCGTGCCCCGGTCGAGGACGCTCACCTCGATCCAGGTGCCGCGCTCATGGGTCTGCACCTCGACCTGAGCGGCGGGCGGGCCGTACTTCAGGGCGTTCTCGATGAGGTTCAGCAGCACCTGCAGCAGCTTGTCCGGATCGGCCCGCACGAGGTGATCCTGCCCGAACGTCACGCTGGCGCGGCGGGCGTTCAGATCGGCCGTCAGGAGCCGCTCGGCGCGCGCGAAGGCCTCGGCCAGCGGCAGGGTGCGGGCGCGGGTGGGCCGGAATCCCACGGCGAGGTCCTCGGCCAGCCGGGCGAGGCGCTCGGTTTCCTGGAGGCCCTGCCGGACGAAGTTCTGCGCGAGGTCGCGGGGCATGTCGTATTCCAGGGCCTCCAGCACGCCGCGCAGCGCCGCGACGGGCGTGCGGAACTCGTGAGAGAGTACGGCGGTCGCCTCGCGCAGTTCCGCCTCGCGGCGGCGGTGCTCGGTGACGTCCTCCACGATCAGTGCGCCCAGCGTGCCGTCGCGGGTGGCGGTGCAGCGCAGCGTGCGGCCCGTGACCTCCAGTTCCAGCTCTCCGCCGCGTTCGAGCAGGGTCTCCAGGGTGTGGCGGCGCACGACCTCCAGCACCGGGCGGCCCGCGGCGCGCTCCTGCGGCACGCCCCACAGCCGCGCGGCGGCCGCGTTCACGCGCGTGACCAGCCCCGCGTCCGTCAGCAGGACCGCCTGCGGCAGCGCGTCGATCCAGTGATCGGGCGCGCCCACCGCGCGGCCGGCGGCGTCCGGGGCCGTCACGCGCCGTCCGTCCAGGGGCGCATGCGGTAGCCCTTGCCACGCACCGTCTCCAGGAAGCCGGGCTTACCCGGGTCGTCGCCCAGGTGCGCGCGCAGCTGCGTGACGTGCTGGTCCACGGTCCGCTCACCCCCCAGGAAGTCCGCGCCCCACACCCGGTCGAGCAGTTCCGTGCGGGTATAGACGCGCCCCACGTGCTGCGTCATGAACGCCAGCAGGTCGAACTCGCGCCGCGTGAGGTTCATGCGGCGGCTGCCCACGCGCGCCTCGGCGGCACTCACGTCCACGCTCAGGGGGCCGTTGCTCAGGACGGCAGGCACGTCCGGCTGCGTGCGGCGCAGCAGCGCCCGCACCCGCGCCACGAGTTCCGCCGCGCTGAAGGGCTTGGTCAGGTAGTCGTCCGCGCCGGACTCCAGGCCCTCGACCCGCTCGGCCTCGGCGGCGCGGGCGGTGAGCATCAGGACCGGCATGCGGCGCAGTTCCGCATCGGCCCGCAGGCGGCGCAGGAAGCTCAGGCCGCTCTCGCCGGGCAGCATCCAGTCCAGCACCAGCGCGTCCGCGCCGGGCAGCACGTCGAACGCGCCGGTCACGGACTCCAGGGCAGTGACCCGCAGCCCCGCCCGCTCCAGGTGAAAGCGCAGGACGTCCCGGACCGTCCCCTCATCCTCGATGACAACGACGTGGCTCATGTCCCTTCATTCTTAAGGCTCAGGTCAGGCGAGTGTCAGCCCGCGCCCACAGTTGCCCCGGTGCGGCGGCGGTGAGGCGGCGCAGGCTGGACATCGGTGGCGTTCGCCCCTGTCGCCTCCTTGCGCCCGTGCGGTACGCTGCTGGGTGCAACCGCGCGCCAGTCCCGGCGCTGGGAGCCGTGCAGGGACCGCAGCGACATCCCTCTCCAGGTGGTTCTGTGAGACGCCCCCCCGCACGCAAGGAGCGAACATGCGGAAGTACTACACCTCGGAATCGGTGTCCGAAGGGCACCCCGACAAGCTGGCCGACTTCATCTCGGACAGCATTCTCGACGAGTTCCTGCGCCAGGAACCCGGCAGTCGCGTCGCGGTGGAGACGCTGCTCACCACCGGCATGGCCGTCGTGGCGGGCGAGGTCACCGCCGAGACCGCCCACGTGGACGTCCAGAAGACCGTCCGCGACGCCGTCAAGCAGGTCGGCTACACCCGCGCGAACTACGGTTTCGACGCCGAATACAGCGCCGTGCTGGTCAGCCTGCACGAACAGAGTCCCGAGATCGCGGGCGGCGTGAACCACAGCGAGGAGTGGCGCGGCATGACCGACGAGGAGCGCGCCCAACCCGGTAACGCGCACTCGATGGTCGGCGCGGGCGACCAGGGCCTGATGTTCGGCTACGCCACCGACGAAACGCCGGAACTCATGCCGCTGCCCATCAGCCTCGCGCACAAACTCACGCGACGCATCGCGCAGCTGCGCAAGGACGGCACGCTGCCCTACCTGCGCCCCGACGCGAAGGCGCAGGTCACGGTCGTCCGCGACGGTGAACCCCACGAGGCCACCGAAACGCTCGTGGACACCGTCGTCATCAGCACCCAGCACAGCGAGGACGTGAGCCAGGAGCAGATCCGCGCCGACATGATCGAGCACGTGATCAAGGCCGTGATCCCCGCCGAGTACCTCACCGCCGACACGAAGTACTTCATCAACCCGTCGGGGCGCTTCGTCATCGGCGGCCCCCACGGCGACACCGGCCTGACCGGGCGCAAGATCATCGTGGACACCTACGGCGGCGCGGTCCCGCACGGCGGCGGCGCGTTCAGCGGCAAGGACCCCACCAAGGTGGACCGCAGCGCCGCGTACTACGCCCGCTTCATCGCCAAGAACATCGTCGCCGCGGGCCTCGCCCGGCGCGCGCTGGTCGAGGTCGCGTACGCCATCGGCCGCGCCCAGCCCGTCAGCCTGCGCGTCGACACGTACGGCACCGGCACCGTCAGCGACGACCGCCTCGCCGTGATCGTGGCCGAGCACTTCGACGCGCGCCCCCAGGCGATCATCGCGGAACTCGACCTGCGCCGCCCCATCTACGCGCAGACCGCCGCGTACGGCCACTTCGGCCGCCCCGAATTCCCCTGGGAACAGACCCACAAGGCCCAGGCGCTGAAAGCCGCCGCGCAGCAGGCCTGACCCACACACACGGACGCGCCGCCCCCGGTTCAGGCTGGGGGCGGCGCGTTCTCCGGCTTCAGCTGCCTGCGGTCTGGGTCTGCAGTTCCGTCTCGCGTTCCTCGTACACGTCCGCGTGCTTGCGGC is a window of Deinococcus grandis DNA encoding:
- a CDS encoding sensor histidine kinase — protein: MTAPDAAGRAVGAPDHWIDALPQAVLLTDAGLVTRVNAAAARLWGVPQERAAGRPVLEVVRRHTLETLLERGGELELEVTGRTLRCTATRDGTLGALIVEDVTEHRRREAELREATAVLSHEFRTPVAALRGVLEALEYDMPRDLAQNFVRQGLQETERLARLAEDLAVGFRPTRARTLPLAEAFARAERLLTADLNARRASVTFGQDHLVRADPDKLLQVLLNLIENALKYGPPAAQVEVQTHERGTWIEVSVLDRGTPIPDTESLFKAHTRGRAATGQGSGMGLYIVRSIVHGWGGQAWAERRGDANAFCFTLPGVGGIG
- the metK gene encoding methionine adenosyltransferase, with protein sequence MRKYYTSESVSEGHPDKLADFISDSILDEFLRQEPGSRVAVETLLTTGMAVVAGEVTAETAHVDVQKTVRDAVKQVGYTRANYGFDAEYSAVLVSLHEQSPEIAGGVNHSEEWRGMTDEERAQPGNAHSMVGAGDQGLMFGYATDETPELMPLPISLAHKLTRRIAQLRKDGTLPYLRPDAKAQVTVVRDGEPHEATETLVDTVVISTQHSEDVSQEQIRADMIEHVIKAVIPAEYLTADTKYFINPSGRFVIGGPHGDTGLTGRKIIVDTYGGAVPHGGGAFSGKDPTKVDRSAAYYARFIAKNIVAAGLARRALVEVAYAIGRAQPVSLRVDTYGTGTVSDDRLAVIVAEHFDARPQAIIAELDLRRPIYAQTAAYGHFGRPEFPWEQTHKAQALKAAAQQA
- a CDS encoding winged helix-turn-helix domain-containing protein, with protein sequence MSHVVVIEDEGTVRDVLRFHLERAGLRVTALESVTGAFDVLPGADALVLDWMLPGESGLSFLRRLRADAELRRMPVLMLTARAAEAERVEGLESGADDYLTKPFSAAELVARVRALLRRTQPDVPAVLSNGPLSVDVSAAEARVGSRRMNLTRREFDLLAFMTQHVGRVYTRTELLDRVWGADFLGGERTVDQHVTQLRAHLGDDPGKPGFLETVRGKGYRMRPWTDGA
- the phoU gene encoding phosphate signaling complex protein PhoU, whose product is MREALENDLRAVLNGALNMLGTVERMLPVAGDVLLRENVERLAEVKALDREVDAQEAQIEAECLRIIALHQPVARDLRMVALILKSLSDIERMGDYVVHVAEDGAELAQAPALKRYVNLARMLDRLGEMSQNLRTAIADRDVARAEATVQMDDEVDDLYEQIQRELVTYMLEDPRNISKALMLMRVGRSLERVGDHMENISERVRYWVTGQREG